One window from the genome of Paraconexibacter algicola encodes:
- a CDS encoding tetratricopeptide repeat protein — protein sequence MAQVLDIEQSLLLLELEPPFGKREVQLARRRLAKIWHPDLAPPGKQFAHERHLKAINEAADQLERLAEDSRGGQVSRAAVKVSAAAARAAREEAGRRAYEAEQRAREQAADRAQNDPFGARVPDHSVVHRYARCAAYPEWGVGSVTGIYFTGAGDDVQQWARLKFEIGVRTVPADSLTFVDFSKPDPGADRVQRFLVAAQHAMHDNDYALAAQRLIYARDADPKNPSVLRLMTLAFWQAGNLNAAGRSVRDWARVEGERPAPHRFASRIYEDMRAFDLALEAAERVAERAPDDASSWERIGRVKLRMMDRGGAIAALEHARELGPSMEGLLDLATALHLAGDLGGEVTATEQATFLAPDSHEAWSRYAHALARTDRVSDAIAAADKALTLGPDDAEIAHLIERLREVEARVLPAA from the coding sequence GTGGCGCAGGTCCTCGACATCGAGCAGTCCCTTCTCCTGCTGGAGCTGGAGCCGCCGTTCGGCAAGCGCGAGGTGCAGCTCGCGCGACGGCGGCTGGCGAAGATCTGGCACCCGGATCTCGCGCCGCCCGGCAAGCAGTTCGCGCACGAGAGGCACCTCAAGGCGATCAACGAGGCGGCCGACCAGCTCGAGCGCCTGGCCGAGGACTCGCGCGGCGGTCAGGTCTCCCGCGCGGCCGTCAAGGTCAGCGCGGCCGCGGCTCGCGCCGCGCGCGAGGAGGCCGGTCGGCGCGCCTACGAGGCCGAGCAGCGCGCCCGCGAGCAGGCCGCCGACCGCGCGCAGAACGACCCGTTCGGCGCGCGCGTCCCCGACCACTCGGTCGTGCACCGCTACGCGCGCTGCGCCGCCTACCCGGAGTGGGGCGTCGGCTCGGTCACCGGCATCTACTTCACCGGTGCGGGCGACGACGTGCAGCAGTGGGCGCGCCTGAAGTTCGAGATCGGCGTGCGGACGGTGCCGGCGGACTCGCTCACCTTCGTCGACTTCTCCAAGCCCGACCCGGGCGCCGACCGCGTCCAGCGGTTCCTCGTCGCCGCCCAGCACGCGATGCACGACAACGACTACGCGCTCGCGGCGCAGCGCCTCATCTACGCGCGCGACGCGGACCCGAAGAACCCGTCGGTGCTGCGCCTGATGACGCTCGCGTTCTGGCAGGCGGGCAACCTCAACGCGGCGGGGCGCTCGGTGCGCGACTGGGCGCGGGTCGAGGGCGAGCGGCCGGCGCCGCACCGCTTCGCCTCGCGCATCTACGAGGACATGCGGGCGTTCGACCTCGCGCTGGAGGCGGCCGAGCGCGTCGCCGAGCGCGCGCCGGACGACGCGTCGTCGTGGGAGCGGATCGGCCGCGTGAAGCTGCGGATGATGGACCGGGGCGGCGCGATCGCGGCGCTCGAGCACGCGCGCGAGCTGGGCCCGAGCATGGAGGGTCTCCTGGACCTCGCGACCGCCCTGCACCTCGCCGGGGACCTCGGCGGCGAGGTCACCGCGACCGAGCAGGCGACGTTCCTGGCGCCCGACTCGCACGAGGCCTGGTCGCGCTACGCGCACGCCCTCGCTCGCACCGACCGGGTCTCCGACGCGATCGCCGCGGCGGACAAGGCCCTGACGCTCGGCCCCGACGACGCCGAGATCGCGCACCTGATCGAGCGCCTGCGCGAGGTCGAGGCGCGGGTCCTCCCCGCGGCGTAG
- the ettA gene encoding energy-dependent translational throttle protein EttA translates to MSSQYVFQMMGVTKRYPPDKTVLNEVTLAFYPGAKIGVLGYNGAGKSSLLKIMAGIDDDYRGEAILGTNKTVGLLEQEPHLTPGSTVKECVEEGVAETKALLERFNELAANYSDETAKEFARLQEQIDAADAWSLDTQLEYAMDALRCPPPETIVDGLSGGERRRVALCRLLLQAPDLLLLDEPTNHLDAESVSWLERHLHDYKGAVVAVTHDRYFLDNVAGWILELEHGRAHPHEGNYTSWLEAKAKRMEMAKQQDKARERTLKAELEWVRTNPKGRRVKNKARLNRYDELVEAEKLVKFDEVTIHIPAGPRLGGNVIEAKNLTKSFGDKLLFEDLSFTLPPAGIIGVVGPNGAGKTTLFKMIAGQEQPDSGTVKLGDTVQLSYVDQARDALDPDKTVWEEISEGYDYIKVGKREMPSRQYVAGFNFRKGDQQQKVGTLSGGQRNRVHLAKLLRSGGNLLLLDEPTNDLDHETLQALESALVGFPGCAVIISHDRFFLDRICTHVLAFEGNSQVEWFEGNFEAYDEYRREKLGDAADRPHRIGYKKLTRN, encoded by the coding sequence ATGAGCTCCCAGTACGTGTTCCAGATGATGGGCGTCACCAAGCGGTACCCGCCGGACAAGACGGTGCTGAACGAGGTGACGCTGGCGTTCTACCCGGGCGCCAAGATCGGCGTGCTCGGCTACAACGGCGCGGGCAAGTCCTCGCTGCTGAAGATCATGGCCGGCATCGACGACGACTACCGGGGCGAGGCGATCCTGGGCACGAACAAGACCGTCGGCCTGCTGGAGCAGGAGCCGCACCTGACCCCCGGCTCGACGGTCAAGGAGTGCGTCGAGGAGGGCGTCGCCGAGACGAAGGCCCTGCTGGAGCGCTTCAACGAGCTGGCCGCGAACTACTCCGACGAGACCGCGAAGGAGTTCGCGCGGCTGCAGGAGCAGATCGACGCGGCCGACGCCTGGAGCCTCGACACGCAGCTCGAGTACGCGATGGACGCGCTGCGCTGCCCGCCGCCGGAGACGATCGTGGACGGCCTGTCCGGTGGTGAGCGCCGCCGCGTCGCGCTCTGCCGGCTGCTGCTGCAGGCCCCCGACCTGCTGCTCCTCGACGAGCCGACCAACCACCTCGACGCCGAGTCCGTCTCGTGGCTGGAGCGCCACCTGCACGACTACAAGGGCGCCGTCGTCGCGGTCACCCACGACCGCTACTTCCTCGACAACGTCGCCGGCTGGATCCTCGAGCTCGAGCACGGCCGCGCGCACCCGCACGAGGGCAACTACACGAGCTGGCTCGAGGCGAAGGCCAAGCGGATGGAGATGGCCAAGCAGCAGGACAAGGCGCGCGAGCGCACCCTGAAGGCCGAGCTCGAGTGGGTCCGCACGAACCCGAAGGGCCGCCGCGTGAAGAACAAGGCGCGCCTGAACCGCTACGACGAGCTCGTCGAGGCGGAGAAGCTCGTGAAGTTCGACGAGGTCACGATCCACATCCCGGCCGGTCCCCGGCTGGGCGGGAACGTGATCGAGGCGAAGAACCTGACGAAGAGCTTCGGCGACAAGCTCCTGTTCGAGGACCTGAGCTTCACGCTGCCGCCCGCGGGCATCATCGGCGTGGTCGGCCCCAACGGCGCCGGCAAGACGACGCTGTTCAAGATGATCGCCGGGCAGGAGCAGCCCGACAGCGGCACGGTGAAGCTCGGCGACACCGTGCAGCTCTCCTACGTCGACCAGGCCCGTGACGCGCTGGACCCGGACAAGACCGTCTGGGAGGAGATCTCCGAGGGCTACGACTACATCAAGGTCGGCAAGCGCGAGATGCCCTCGCGCCAGTACGTCGCCGGCTTCAACTTCCGCAAGGGCGACCAGCAGCAGAAGGTCGGCACGCTCTCGGGCGGGCAGCGCAACCGCGTGCACCTCGCGAAGCTCCTGCGCAGCGGCGGCAACCTGCTGCTGCTCGACGAGCCGACCAACGACCTCGACCACGAGACGCTGCAGGCGCTCGAGAGCGCGCTCGTCGGCTTCCCGGGCTGCGCGGTGATCATCTCCCACGATCGGTTCTTCCTCGACCGGATCTGCACCCACGTGCTCGCGTTCGAGGGGAACTCGCAGGTCGAGTGGTTCGAGGGCAACTTCGAGGCCTACGACGAGTACCGTCGCGAGAAGCTCGGCGACGCGGCCGACCGGCCGCACCGCATCGGCTACAAGAAGCTGACGCGCAACTAG
- a CDS encoding helix-turn-helix domain-containing protein, with protein MQVELAAPSCTLRGHVLAYAGFASRDPAPVRRAELPFGGVAVILALDGGWLIDGEAFGSFAGGLTEVPVMTENVGAAELVQIDLTPLGARALLGVPGRELTGAVVALEDLLGRELPLLVERLALTASWAARFALLDAFVARRVAAATPVGADVARAFARLHETHGALRVDALARELHCSTRHLSRRFGEAVGLPPKAYARLLRFERAAARLRAAPCDLGRVAAECGYADQAHFNRDFRAYTGTTPTALLATTPPPVRDLRSDPSKTVGPPARTVGA; from the coding sequence GTGCAGGTCGAGCTCGCCGCTCCGTCCTGCACGCTGCGCGGTCACGTGCTCGCCTACGCCGGGTTCGCGTCGCGCGACCCGGCGCCGGTGCGCCGCGCCGAGCTGCCGTTCGGCGGCGTCGCGGTGATCCTCGCGCTCGACGGCGGCTGGCTGATCGACGGGGAGGCGTTCGGCTCGTTCGCGGGCGGCCTGACCGAGGTGCCGGTGATGACGGAGAACGTCGGGGCCGCCGAGCTCGTGCAGATCGACCTCACGCCGCTGGGGGCGCGAGCGCTGCTCGGCGTTCCCGGTCGCGAGCTGACCGGTGCGGTCGTCGCGCTGGAGGACCTGCTCGGGCGCGAGCTGCCGCTGCTGGTCGAGCGCCTGGCGCTGACCGCGTCGTGGGCGGCGCGCTTCGCGCTGCTCGACGCGTTCGTCGCCCGGCGCGTCGCGGCGGCGACACCGGTCGGCGCGGACGTGGCGCGTGCCTTCGCGCGCCTGCACGAGACGCACGGCGCGCTGCGCGTCGACGCGCTCGCCCGCGAGCTGCACTGCAGCACCCGCCACCTGTCGCGGCGGTTCGGCGAGGCGGTCGGCCTGCCGCCGAAGGCGTACGCGCGGCTGCTGCGGTTCGAGCGCGCGGCCGCCCGGCTGCGCGCCGCGCCCTGCGACCTGGGCCGGGTCGCGGCGGAGTGCGGCTACGCCGACCAGGCGCACTTCAACCGCGACTTCCGCGCGTACACCGGGACCACGCCGACCGCGCTGCTCGCGACGACGCCCCCGCCGGTCCGCGACCTGCGGTCCGATCCGTCCAAGACCGTGGGGCCACCAGCCCGTACGGTCGGCGCATGA